One Brevinematales bacterium DNA window includes the following coding sequences:
- a CDS encoding M23 family metallopeptidase, protein MHKKRFLSLFYTFILAAGVWSCVNAGQITVDYIDRDPVVWNMNYPLKVSFFGSFVPTEYDLVLMDGEKEIYLTNKKVTVTPTNLTISAAYPSFLPYPLDERLMIKLWVPAIKSNVVTAVVVQDTAPPVLKTLAVSPEIKKGGSALVVFEADDANLKSVIIKDNTKKEFYPQPFQSEGYYLCFVGWYVKNSDYAAWIIASDEAGNMATNKISFNAKDVKYAVGKVELGKTFEKDKTKELGLPMSNLEGIDKYAYYRDQMAGKKKINIPELASIHPEGIIEMFKMKAFKPMLKWRVTSGFGKVREYYFEGAKKSESIHMGVDMANEPKDPIYAGNDGSVIFSGYNGGYGNTLVISHGMGLYSMYGHCTELLVKVGETVHAGDKIALTGKTGVASGDHLHFGMLVQGVYVNSEEWLNPYWIKTNVTMVLDKAKKSMKK, encoded by the coding sequence ATGCATAAAAAACGATTCCTTTCTCTCTTCTATACCTTTATCCTTGCCGCGGGGGTCTGGTCGTGCGTGAACGCCGGGCAGATTACGGTGGATTATATCGACCGCGATCCCGTGGTGTGGAATATGAACTACCCCCTCAAGGTGAGCTTCTTCGGGTCGTTTGTCCCGACCGAGTACGACCTCGTGCTGATGGACGGCGAGAAGGAGATTTACCTCACGAATAAGAAGGTGACTGTCACGCCTACGAATCTGACTATTTCCGCGGCGTATCCTTCCTTCCTCCCGTATCCGCTGGACGAGCGGCTGATGATCAAACTATGGGTACCCGCGATCAAGTCGAATGTTGTGACTGCGGTGGTGGTGCAGGATACGGCTCCCCCCGTACTGAAGACGCTTGCGGTATCGCCGGAGATCAAGAAGGGCGGTTCCGCGCTCGTGGTTTTCGAGGCGGACGACGCGAACCTGAAATCGGTGATTATTAAGGATAACACGAAGAAAGAATTTTATCCCCAGCCCTTCCAGAGCGAGGGGTATTACCTGTGCTTCGTGGGATGGTATGTGAAAAACTCCGACTACGCCGCGTGGATAATCGCGTCGGACGAGGCGGGCAATATGGCCACCAATAAAATATCCTTCAACGCTAAGGATGTCAAGTACGCGGTGGGCAAGGTGGAGCTCGGTAAAACGTTCGAGAAGGATAAAACGAAAGAACTGGGCCTCCCGATGTCGAATCTCGAGGGTATCGATAAATACGCCTATTACAGAGATCAGATGGCCGGGAAGAAAAAAATAAACATCCCCGAGCTGGCCTCCATCCATCCCGAGGGGATAATCGAGATGTTCAAGATGAAGGCGTTCAAGCCGATGCTGAAATGGAGGGTGACGTCCGGGTTCGGGAAGGTGCGCGAGTATTATTTCGAGGGCGCGAAGAAAAGCGAATCGATTCATATGGGCGTGGATATGGCGAACGAGCCGAAGGACCCGATCTACGCGGGTAACGACGGATCGGTGATATTCTCCGGGTATAACGGGGGCTACGGGAACACGCTGGTCATCAGCCACGGCATGGGGCTATACTCGATGTACGGGCATTGCACCGAATTACTGGTGAAGGTCGGCGAAACGGTGCATGCGGGGGACAAGATCGCGCTGACCGGGAAAACCGGTGTGGCGAGCGGGGACCACCTGCATTTCGGGATGCTGGTTCAGGGGGTGTACGTCAACAGCGAGGAATGGCTGAATCCTTACTGGATTAAGACAAATGTAACAATGGTACTCGATAAAGCGAAAAAAAGTATGAAAAAATAG
- a CDS encoding M23 family metallopeptidase — MKKAGFSLLVLIGGLLLSHCGNSVEGAIKPQDLTAYLETEGKVLPLKGQVIDWNLKVPLTFTLMRDPVEVVTNKNSIKKKYLKEDFSVKLIASGESFMLSSKVVKQEDGKVSLMVEYPDNYVPVKDDNFYIQVRSETLNKDVAKYTVVQDYHNPVISVVAQSDTINRGGSAVVIFEVRDENISDVHIIDNRGKIFYPQVFQKDGYYICLIGWDLTWSEFKAWIVANDAAGNASTNRVHFENQPLLSATGKVDLKPSKQYGTGGVDAVYDEGEGGYKKGPVNWDGKEDQKMIDNKETEGQFSVMGLTCYPPNKYFKGFNIAPFQPIGEARMTSDYGQFRNYYSQGKLVKQSYHMGIDLTYYVNCPIVNTNVGTVVYSGYNGGFGNCLIVDYGMGLYGLYGHCSKLYYEAGDKLKGGEILAKTGQTGMATGDHLHFSLFVQGTYINPNEWMDQAWMYKNVTAVIEKAERIMNLR, encoded by the coding sequence ATGAAAAAGGCGGGATTTTCGTTATTGGTATTAATAGGGGGATTGTTGTTATCGCATTGCGGTAACAGTGTCGAAGGAGCTATTAAGCCGCAGGATTTAACTGCCTATCTTGAGACTGAGGGAAAAGTGCTGCCGTTGAAGGGGCAGGTGATCGATTGGAACCTCAAGGTTCCGCTCACGTTCACCCTGATGCGCGATCCTGTAGAAGTTGTCACCAATAAAAACTCCATTAAAAAGAAATACCTCAAGGAAGACTTTTCCGTGAAACTGATCGCGAGCGGCGAAAGTTTTATGCTGAGCTCGAAAGTAGTGAAGCAGGAAGACGGTAAGGTCTCGCTGATGGTGGAATATCCCGATAACTATGTGCCGGTCAAGGACGATAATTTCTATATTCAAGTCAGGTCCGAAACACTCAATAAAGACGTCGCGAAGTACACGGTGGTGCAGGATTATCATAATCCTGTTATCAGCGTAGTCGCGCAGTCCGATACGATTAACCGCGGCGGTTCCGCGGTGGTTATATTCGAGGTGCGCGACGAGAATATCTCCGATGTGCATATCATCGACAACCGTGGAAAGATATTCTATCCGCAGGTGTTCCAGAAGGACGGATACTATATCTGCCTGATCGGTTGGGATCTGACATGGTCGGAGTTCAAGGCGTGGATTGTAGCGAACGACGCCGCCGGGAACGCCTCGACGAACCGGGTGCATTTCGAGAATCAGCCCCTTCTATCCGCGACCGGTAAGGTCGATCTCAAGCCCAGCAAGCAGTACGGTACGGGCGGTGTGGACGCGGTTTACGACGAGGGCGAGGGCGGTTATAAGAAGGGCCCGGTCAACTGGGACGGTAAAGAAGACCAGAAAATGATTGACAATAAAGAGACGGAAGGCCAGTTCAGCGTCATGGGGCTGACATGCTATCCGCCCAATAAGTATTTCAAAGGATTTAACATTGCCCCGTTCCAACCTATAGGCGAAGCTCGGATGACGTCCGATTACGGGCAATTCCGTAACTATTATTCGCAGGGCAAGCTGGTCAAGCAGAGCTATCATATGGGTATCGACCTGACCTATTATGTCAACTGCCCGATTGTGAATACCAATGTCGGTACGGTTGTGTACTCCGGTTATAACGGAGGTTTCGGTAACTGCCTGATCGTGGACTACGGTATGGGTCTTTACGGATTATACGGGCACTGCTCGAAACTCTACTATGAAGCGGGGGATAAGCTGAAAGGCGGTGAAATCCTCGCCAAGACCGGGCAGACCGGTATGGCGACCGGCGACCATCTGCACTTCTCCCTTTTTGTACAGGGCACCTATATCAATCCCAATGAGTGGATGGATCAGGCGTGGATGTACAAAAATGTGACGGCGGTAATCGAGAAAGCCGAAAGAATAATGAATCTCCGCTAG
- a CDS encoding efflux RND transporter permease subunit: MHGLIRYFADKTILANLLVLFILIFGFWNLQQINKEGYPKVDRKRIYITTIFPGASPEEVESGVTIPIENALSGIEGIQKYVSVSQENVSRITVYIDPEYKELEKVKADIRRAVDNITLPKEVTKNPAFFEWKVSQFPVIEVAIFSDTLSYAELRTRALDLEKKLKTIPYVSGIIENAILDREIKIKLDLKKLNDNYISVQEVINAIQINNFEITGGSYNYKNEERLLTVTSKLKTIKDIQNVIIRSTFEGNKIYLKDIARIEDGFEDESTIIHLNGQQGVSLMVQKKDNADIMRTVDAVKAAVKEYQLSLGKTDLDFTYIWDLSAETRNRLDIVQTNAIMGLILVLLVLFLLMDAKNAIWTAMGIPTAVAFAVIMMPLFGVTINSVSLLGIVVVMGMVVDDAIVISENIYRHRLMGKSPIKASIDGTIEVAYPVIGTVITTVVAFVPLYTLKGIIGDFAKEIPFVVIAVLVGSLLEALLILPNHLNHNWFGKMKPASEMKERKFMVALRRGYEKSLNFVLKWYLLLILVFGGLFYVSYYILFSGHVLKFIPFPSNQSTHFEFNGEVTDGQMLNFTLTKVKKIEEFLSVYPTNVMVSYVSSVGELGFPEKFHMEVNLTPDSMRKVKADDIISNLRVYMDDLGGFTNVVFAVESGGPPMGRAIRIEIIGNDNLKRKEIADIVTKYLLAIDGVYDIVRSDEENKKATKVMINYDMAAKAGVSPIVIAQTVRTAFHGVIASSLQTPEDLVNYRVVLDDKYKNKLGTLNQLYVMNFKNVLITLPSLIVMKDDKLVSKIDHYNGDRNTIIEADLQNAKITAKELYDKIVKDFGDFKEKYPGFQMEIGGEAESTQETIDSMISAAILAGVLILFILILLFRSIIQSVLVLLTVPFSLIGVAFALYTHNLPLTAMGIFGMVGLMGVVVNDAIVMVDFINAQRKILTKDNIRKVIVEGAGVRLRPVILTTVTTVAGLLPTAYGIGGSDQLVIPTVLVMAWGLMFATLLTLYLIPSFYMLDFRIRHFFRDIIAKIFRRPAPADNTGDDNHGE; the protein is encoded by the coding sequence ATGCACGGGTTGATCCGTTATTTTGCAGATAAGACTATTCTAGCCAATCTGCTCGTCCTTTTTATCCTTATCTTCGGCTTCTGGAATCTCCAGCAGATTAATAAGGAGGGATATCCTAAAGTCGACCGGAAACGCATCTATATTACGACCATTTTCCCCGGCGCGTCCCCCGAAGAAGTCGAAAGCGGGGTCACTATTCCTATCGAGAACGCGCTCAGCGGGATAGAAGGTATCCAGAAATATGTATCGGTCTCGCAGGAGAACGTTTCCCGTATCACCGTGTATATCGACCCGGAGTATAAAGAGCTCGAGAAGGTGAAGGCCGATATCCGGCGCGCGGTCGATAATATCACTCTCCCGAAGGAAGTGACGAAGAATCCCGCGTTCTTCGAATGGAAGGTGTCCCAGTTCCCGGTGATCGAGGTGGCGATTTTCTCGGATACGTTATCCTACGCGGAACTGCGCACCCGCGCGCTTGACCTCGAAAAAAAGCTCAAAACTATCCCTTATGTCTCGGGGATTATCGAAAACGCTATTCTCGACCGCGAGATAAAAATCAAGCTCGACCTGAAAAAACTGAACGATAATTATATTTCCGTACAGGAAGTGATTAACGCCATCCAGATTAATAATTTCGAGATTACCGGCGGGAGTTACAACTATAAGAACGAGGAACGCCTCCTGACGGTAACGTCGAAACTCAAGACGATCAAGGATATCCAGAATGTTATCATCCGCAGTACGTTCGAGGGAAATAAGATATATCTCAAGGATATTGCCAGGATAGAGGACGGATTCGAGGACGAATCGACCATTATTCATCTCAACGGACAGCAGGGCGTATCGCTGATGGTGCAGAAAAAGGATAACGCGGATATCATGCGTACTGTGGATGCGGTCAAGGCCGCGGTCAAGGAGTACCAGTTATCGTTAGGAAAGACCGACCTCGATTTTACCTATATATGGGATTTATCGGCGGAGACCCGCAACCGTCTCGATATAGTCCAGACGAACGCGATAATGGGGCTGATCCTCGTGCTCCTCGTTCTCTTCCTGCTGATGGACGCCAAGAACGCGATATGGACGGCGATGGGGATACCCACCGCGGTGGCGTTCGCGGTAATAATGATGCCGCTTTTTGGCGTCACTATCAACAGCGTGTCGCTCCTCGGTATCGTGGTCGTTATGGGGATGGTGGTAGACGACGCTATCGTTATATCGGAAAATATTTACCGTCACAGGCTGATGGGGAAAAGCCCGATTAAGGCCTCGATAGACGGCACGATCGAGGTCGCCTATCCGGTTATCGGGACAGTGATTACGACGGTTGTGGCGTTCGTCCCGTTGTATACGTTGAAGGGTATCATCGGCGATTTCGCGAAGGAAATCCCGTTCGTGGTCATCGCGGTATTAGTCGGGAGTTTGCTCGAGGCGCTCCTCATCCTGCCCAATCATCTCAATCATAACTGGTTCGGAAAGATGAAGCCCGCCTCCGAGATGAAGGAACGGAAATTCATGGTCGCCCTGCGGAGGGGATATGAGAAATCGCTGAACTTTGTCCTGAAATGGTATCTCCTGCTGATACTCGTATTCGGCGGGCTTTTCTATGTCTCCTATTACATCCTCTTCTCCGGGCACGTCCTGAAGTTTATCCCGTTCCCGTCCAACCAGTCCACCCACTTTGAATTTAACGGGGAAGTGACCGATGGGCAGATGCTGAATTTCACGCTGACTAAGGTCAAAAAAATAGAGGAATTCCTGAGCGTATATCCGACAAATGTCATGGTATCCTATGTGTCCTCGGTAGGGGAGCTTGGTTTCCCGGAAAAGTTCCATATGGAGGTGAATCTGACGCCGGATTCTATGCGTAAGGTCAAGGCGGACGATATTATATCGAACCTTCGCGTGTATATGGACGATCTCGGGGGATTTACTAACGTCGTATTCGCGGTCGAAAGCGGAGGACCGCCGATGGGGCGCGCAATCCGCATCGAGATTATCGGTAACGATAACCTGAAACGCAAGGAGATCGCGGATATTGTCACGAAGTACCTTCTCGCGATAGACGGGGTCTACGATATCGTCCGCAGCGACGAGGAGAATAAAAAGGCGACGAAGGTGATGATCAATTACGATATGGCCGCTAAAGCGGGGGTTTCCCCGATAGTGATCGCCCAGACCGTGCGGACGGCGTTCCACGGGGTGATCGCGTCGTCGCTCCAGACGCCGGAGGATTTGGTGAACTACAGGGTGGTTCTCGACGATAAATACAAGAATAAACTTGGCACACTGAATCAGCTCTATGTAATGAATTTCAAGAACGTGCTGATTACGCTCCCGTCGCTGATAGTGATGAAGGACGATAAGCTGGTGAGCAAGATCGATCATTATAACGGCGACCGGAATACGATTATCGAGGCGGACTTACAGAACGCAAAGATTACCGCGAAAGAACTGTACGATAAGATAGTGAAGGATTTCGGCGATTTCAAGGAAAAGTACCCCGGGTTCCAGATGGAGATAGGGGGCGAGGCGGAATCGACGCAGGAAACAATCGATAGTATGATCAGCGCGGCCATTCTGGCGGGCGTGCTCATCCTTTTTATCCTCATACTCCTATTCCGCTCGATCATACAGTCCGTGCTCGTCCTCCTGACAGTCCCGTTCAGCCTGATCGGCGTCGCGTTCGCGCTCTACACCCATAACCTGCCGCTGACCGCGATGGGTATTTTCGGGATGGTCGGACTGATGGGGGTTGTGGTGAACGACGCTATCGTGATGGTGGATTTTATTAACGCCCAGCGGAAAATCCTGACAAAAGACAATATCCGCAAGGTCATCGTGGAGGGCGCGGGGGTGCGGCTTCGCCCGGTTATATTAACCACCGTCACCACAGTAGCGGGGCTTCTGCCGACCGCGTACGGTATCGGCGGATCCGATCAGCTCGTGATCCCCACCGTGCTCGTGATGGCGTGGGGGCTGATGTTCGCGACACTCCTGACCCTTTATCTGATACCCAGTTTCTATATGCTCGATTTCCGAATCCGGCATTTTTTCAGGGATATTATCGCTAAAATATTCCGCAGGCCCGCTCCGGCGGACAATACGGGGGATGATAATCATGGAGAATAA
- a CDS encoding TolC family protein, which produces MENKCIPFDRRGVFTLIVLTALALSVNAAYPVSTNIIPIQVFVEKAIKNSPEIMGELIKLKGAESLEIQSHAIYNAYLNAEYHYAYQNPQSASQSNAGIVEQWTDDFDLSVSKVIPQLGTKMKAGISYQQNIASSMIPDYTSLQIVGGTNISTNNLKYTLYDTSAFNPQFYFQLSQPLLRDWFGILDRFPIKQAEFNRMITEETISESIENIVINLYQIYFEWYSVYHQYRIFVENVNNSEKLLKQLKEKQKVGLVEQTDIDQVLMMNIEFKKTRDILEVNINRLTKKILYWMYGSIVIPSGAVYVPEEELNLPPIPEGNFTPSMSRQMRILEIAKQLLEFQLEKEKNEYLPDLNLVFQYSFANVAADPAEVFILSNFTHNFYVGVEFSLPIGEDLSKGKVKETKAKLQKWVKDVENFERNYNQSLVDLKDMMSVYQKALEYDDLLIQTAISRINGEKKKYEQGRSDLYFVIQNETTLVNYKLTKLKDYVELCKLRLQLLGLIDKLKP; this is translated from the coding sequence ATGGAGAATAAATGCATACCGTTCGATAGAAGAGGCGTGTTTACACTGATTGTGCTGACCGCTCTGGCGTTATCGGTAAATGCCGCATATCCGGTGTCGACGAATATCATCCCGATACAGGTGTTTGTCGAAAAGGCGATCAAGAACAGTCCCGAAATCATGGGCGAACTGATTAAACTCAAGGGCGCTGAATCGCTTGAGATTCAGTCCCACGCGATCTATAACGCCTATCTCAACGCGGAGTACCATTACGCCTACCAGAACCCCCAGAGCGCGTCGCAATCCAATGCCGGGATAGTCGAGCAATGGACCGACGATTTCGACCTCAGCGTATCGAAGGTGATTCCCCAACTCGGTACCAAGATGAAGGCGGGGATATCCTATCAGCAGAATATCGCGTCGTCAATGATACCCGATTATACTTCGCTCCAGATCGTCGGCGGGACGAATATCAGTACGAATAATCTGAAATATACCCTCTACGATACGTCGGCGTTCAACCCCCAGTTTTACTTTCAGTTAAGCCAGCCCCTTCTGCGGGACTGGTTCGGCATCCTCGACCGTTTCCCTATCAAGCAGGCGGAGTTCAACCGGATGATTACCGAGGAGACTATCAGCGAGAGTATCGAGAATATTGTCATCAATCTGTATCAGATATATTTCGAATGGTACAGCGTGTATCACCAATACAGGATATTTGTAGAGAACGTCAATAACAGCGAGAAGCTCCTCAAACAGCTCAAGGAGAAGCAGAAGGTCGGGCTGGTCGAACAGACGGATATCGATCAGGTGTTGATGATGAATATCGAGTTCAAGAAGACGCGGGATATTCTCGAAGTGAATATCAACCGGCTGACGAAAAAAATCCTTTACTGGATGTACGGGAGCATCGTTATCCCGAGCGGGGCTGTCTATGTGCCTGAGGAGGAACTCAACCTGCCGCCTATCCCCGAGGGTAATTTTACCCCGTCTATGAGCCGCCAGATGCGTATCCTCGAAATCGCCAAACAGCTTCTGGAGTTCCAACTCGAGAAGGAGAAGAACGAATACCTTCCCGACCTTAACCTCGTGTTCCAGTACAGTTTCGCCAATGTGGCGGCCGACCCGGCCGAAGTGTTTATCCTGTCGAATTTTACCCATAACTTCTACGTCGGCGTGGAGTTTTCGCTCCCGATCGGCGAGGATTTAAGCAAGGGTAAAGTGAAAGAGACGAAGGCGAAGCTCCAGAAATGGGTGAAGGACGTCGAGAATTTCGAACGGAACTATAATCAGTCGCTGGTCGACCTGAAGGATATGATGTCCGTGTACCAGAAGGCTCTCGAGTACGACGACCTTCTCATCCAGACCGCCATCAGCCGTATCAACGGCGAAAAGAAAAAATACGAACAGGGGCGCAGCGACCTGTATTTCGTGATCCAGAACGAGACTACGCTGGTGAATTATAAACTGACCAAGCTCAAGGATTATGTCGAACTATGCAAACTGCGGCTCCAGCTACTCGGGCTTATCGACAAGCTGAAGCCGTAG